One window from the genome of Maridesulfovibrio zosterae DSM 11974 encodes:
- the lptC gene encoding LPS export ABC transporter periplasmic protein LptC encodes MARFGAVLYFILAVFLGLAAGTILGKKYASYPHMARALVENPIVANQKKSDISAEEIELIQGTGGDVEWILRAGSADYDQENGLVIADKPRVTYYLGRDRKEVFVRALHGEVSQKGEGLKLWDTVQGHYGDMQLKSDRLNFKPKDNMLFLEGNVKVQSPSVYIMSKRVKVNLVTREIMIEDGMEALISPNMVAMPE; translated from the coding sequence ATGGCCCGATTCGGTGCTGTTTTATATTTTATACTAGCCGTGTTTCTCGGACTTGCTGCCGGGACTATTCTTGGCAAGAAGTATGCTTCGTATCCGCATATGGCTCGTGCTCTGGTTGAAAATCCTATTGTGGCAAATCAGAAGAAATCTGATATTTCCGCTGAGGAGATTGAACTTATTCAGGGTACAGGCGGAGATGTGGAGTGGATTCTGAGGGCCGGAAGTGCTGACTATGATCAGGAAAATGGATTGGTCATAGCGGATAAGCCTCGCGTAACATACTATCTGGGGCGTGACCGTAAAGAAGTTTTTGTACGTGCTCTGCATGGTGAAGTCAGTCAGAAAGGTGAGGGGCTGAAACTCTGGGATACCGTGCAAGGCCACTATGGAGACATGCAGCTTAAGTCTGATCGCCTTAATTTTAAGCCTAAAGATAATATGCTTTTTCTGGAAGGTAATGTAAAAGTGCAGAGTCCTTCCGTATACATAATGTCCAAAAGGGTGAAGGTTAATCTTGTCACCCGTGAAATAATGATTGAAGATGGAATGGAAGCACTTATTTCTCCGAATATGGTGGCAATGCCTGAATAA
- a CDS encoding KdsC family phosphatase — translation MPAKENARRVKLLILDVDGVLTDGGLYYDKDGNVSKRFNVQDGLGIKFAQQAGIEVAVITGLNHGAVEKRVSELGITEYYPGQREKLPFYEKLLAKKGLTDEEVAYIGDDWIDVPVMKRVGLPMAVKNSQPELFGVSKWISSKKGGHGAVREAISYILDAQGKLSEIWKEWAG, via the coding sequence ATGCCTGCTAAAGAAAATGCTCGCAGAGTTAAATTACTTATTCTCGATGTTGACGGTGTGCTGACTGATGGCGGACTTTATTATGATAAAGACGGTAATGTGAGCAAACGTTTCAACGTGCAGGACGGGCTGGGGATTAAGTTTGCACAGCAGGCAGGAATTGAAGTTGCAGTTATTACCGGACTTAATCATGGCGCTGTTGAAAAGCGGGTGAGCGAGCTTGGGATTACTGAGTATTATCCCGGGCAAAGGGAGAAACTTCCGTTTTATGAGAAGCTGTTGGCAAAAAAAGGTTTGACTGACGAAGAAGTCGCATACATCGGGGATGACTGGATTGATGTTCCGGTTATGAAGCGGGTTGGTCTGCCTATGGCTGTTAAAAATTCTCAACCTGAGCTTTTTGGTGTCAGTAAGTGGATCTCCAGTAAGAAGGGCGGTCATGGAGCTGTAAGAGAAGCTATTTCGTACATTCTGGATGCACAAGGGAAGCTTAGTGAAATCTGGAAAGAGTGGGCAGGCTAA
- the kdsA gene encoding 3-deoxy-8-phosphooctulonate synthase, which translates to MTPDELYQKSLHGPFILAGPCALENMDVALRSAEVLAGIAERLDVTVIFKSSFDKANRTSIKSFRGPGMEEGLKWLQRIKDETGLPVVTDIHTPDQAAPVGEVADVIQIPAFLCRQTDLLVAAAETGRVINVKKGQFLAPHEMSHVVGKLREAGTERIWLTERGSSFGYNNLVVDMRSMAIMKEFGCPIVFDATHSVQLPGGLDGKSGGQREFVPVLSRAAIAAGASGVFMEVHPDPECALCDGPNSWPLERTEDLIKDLLAGWSVNYAC; encoded by the coding sequence ATGACTCCCGATGAATTATATCAGAAAAGTTTACATGGTCCTTTTATTTTAGCCGGGCCGTGTGCTTTGGAAAACATGGACGTTGCCTTGCGGTCTGCAGAAGTGCTGGCAGGTATTGCTGAACGTCTTGATGTTACAGTTATTTTTAAAAGCTCTTTCGACAAAGCTAATCGTACCTCTATCAAATCGTTCAGAGGTCCGGGCATGGAGGAAGGGCTTAAATGGTTGCAGCGTATAAAAGATGAGACCGGTTTACCTGTTGTAACTGATATCCATACCCCGGATCAGGCTGCGCCTGTCGGCGAAGTTGCCGATGTTATACAGATTCCGGCATTCCTGTGCAGACAGACCGATCTGCTGGTTGCCGCAGCTGAAACTGGACGGGTTATTAACGTAAAAAAAGGCCAGTTTCTCGCTCCTCACGAAATGAGCCATGTTGTTGGTAAACTGCGTGAGGCAGGAACAGAGCGTATCTGGCTCACTGAGCGTGGATCAAGTTTCGGCTACAATAATCTTGTTGTGGATATGCGCTCTATGGCAATTATGAAAGAGTTCGGTTGCCCGATCGTTTTTGATGCTACGCACTCTGTACAGCTTCCCGGTGGTCTGGACGGTAAATCCGGCGGACAGCGTGAATTTGTACCTGTTTTGTCGCGTGCAGCAATTGCAGCAGGTGCTTCAGGCGTGTTTATGGAAGTTCATCCTGATCCTGAATGTGCTTTATGCGACGGCCCTAACAGCTGGCCTCTTGAGCGGACTGAAGATTTAATTAAAGATCTGCTTGCCGGATGGAGTGTGAACTATGCCTGCTAA
- a CDS encoding CTP synthase encodes MKTKFIFITGGVLSSLGKGLAAASIGALLKARGLTATIQKLDPYINVDPGTMNPFQHGEVYVTDDGAETDLDLGHYERYLNVPLSQNNNFTSGRIYHTVINKERRGDYLGGTVQVIPHITDEIKNAVKGVANGEDVALIEIGGTVGDIEGLPFLEAIRQLRSELGSENVLYIHLTLVPYLKAAGEVKTKPTQHSVKELRSIGIHPDIILCRSEVELDEDIKRKIALFCDVDRDAVFTAVDVASIYEVPLSFYQEGLDQKIAIMLNLPAKNCNLEPWKRLNYKLQNPKGETTIAIVGKYVDLKEAYKSLHEALIHGGVANDVKVKLRYVNSEEITRENVKEKMAGIDGVLVPGGFGSRGVEGKIAAIEYARVNKVPFFGICLGMQCAVIEYARNVLGLTDANSEEFDKHGKNSVIYLMKEWFDYRTEKTESRCEESDKGGTMRLGAYPCKIVEGTKAMDAYSKTAIQERHRHRYEFNKEKFADQLVEAGLVLSGLSPDETLVEIVEVPDHPWFLGCQFHPEFKSTPMNAHPLFRDFIKAARDNK; translated from the coding sequence ATGAAAACCAAATTTATTTTCATCACCGGGGGCGTGTTGTCCTCACTGGGTAAAGGTCTGGCAGCCGCATCTATCGGCGCACTTTTGAAAGCAAGAGGTCTGACCGCAACAATTCAGAAGCTTGATCCTTATATTAATGTTGATCCAGGTACAATGAATCCATTTCAGCATGGAGAAGTTTACGTAACTGATGACGGGGCAGAAACCGATCTCGACCTCGGGCATTATGAACGTTATTTAAATGTGCCGCTCAGTCAGAACAATAACTTCACATCCGGCCGCATCTACCATACCGTTATTAATAAAGAACGTCGCGGTGATTATCTCGGTGGTACTGTACAGGTTATCCCCCACATTACGGATGAGATTAAAAATGCTGTTAAAGGTGTTGCTAATGGTGAAGACGTAGCTCTCATTGAGATCGGCGGAACTGTAGGTGATATCGAAGGTCTTCCTTTTCTGGAAGCAATCCGCCAGCTTCGCTCCGAGCTGGGCAGTGAAAATGTCCTTTATATTCATTTGACACTTGTTCCTTACCTGAAAGCTGCCGGTGAAGTAAAAACCAAGCCTACACAGCACAGCGTAAAAGAACTGCGCAGCATCGGTATTCATCCCGACATTATCCTTTGCCGCAGTGAAGTTGAACTGGATGAAGATATCAAACGCAAGATTGCACTTTTCTGTGACGTTGATCGTGATGCAGTTTTTACTGCCGTTGATGTTGCATCCATTTACGAAGTTCCACTAAGTTTTTATCAGGAAGGACTGGATCAGAAGATTGCTATTATGCTTAATCTTCCTGCTAAGAATTGTAACCTTGAGCCATGGAAAAGACTTAACTATAAGCTCCAGAATCCTAAAGGTGAAACCACAATTGCTATTGTAGGTAAATATGTGGATTTGAAAGAAGCTTATAAAAGTCTGCATGAAGCACTTATTCATGGCGGCGTTGCAAATGATGTTAAAGTTAAACTGCGTTACGTTAACTCCGAAGAGATCACCCGTGAAAATGTGAAAGAAAAAATGGCCGGCATTGACGGCGTTCTGGTTCCGGGCGGTTTCGGTTCTCGGGGTGTGGAAGGCAAGATTGCAGCAATTGAATATGCTCGTGTGAACAAAGTGCCTTTCTTCGGTATTTGTCTTGGTATGCAGTGTGCAGTTATTGAATATGCACGTAATGTACTTGGTCTTACTGATGCGAACTCTGAAGAATTCGACAAGCACGGTAAAAATTCAGTTATCTATCTGATGAAAGAATGGTTTGATTACCGCACTGAAAAAACTGAAAGTCGCTGTGAAGAAAGTGATAAGGGCGGAACAATGCGTCTTGGCGCTTACCCCTGTAAAATTGTTGAAGGTACTAAAGCAATGGATGCTTACAGTAAAACAGCAATTCAGGAACGTCATCGTCATCGCTACGAATTTAATAAAGAAAAATTCGCTGACCAGCTTGTTGAAGCAGGTCTGGTACTCAGCGGTCTTTCTCCTGATGAAACTTTGGTTGAAATCGTGGAAGTACCCGATCATCCATGGTTCCTCGGCTGTCAGTTCCATCCGGAATTCAAGTCTACTCCAATGAACGCACATCCTTTGTTCAGGGATTTCATCAAAGCTGCCCGTGACAATAAATAA
- a CDS encoding phosphoribosylformylglycinamidine synthase subunit PurQ, producing the protein MARVKVLVITGYGTNCENESAHAAKKAGADEVDITYFSDLTAGKKTLEGYNFLIFPGGFLDGDDLGSAQAAALRWKHAQTADGHPLVDQIKKFFDDGGIILGICNGFQLLVKLGLLPAVGGEYFTRQVSLSHNDSAKYEDRWVHLKANPASPCVFTKEIDTLNVPVRHGEGKIVPADDAMMDKIVENNLIALQYIDAESGDVTQEYPANPNGSPLGIAGLTDPSGRILGLMPHPEAYNHPTNHPKWTRGDIPVLGLTLLEGGVNYIKSL; encoded by the coding sequence ATGGCTCGCGTTAAAGTTTTAGTCATTACCGGTTACGGAACCAACTGTGAAAACGAATCTGCTCATGCCGCTAAGAAAGCAGGAGCAGACGAAGTAGACATTACCTACTTCTCTGACCTTACTGCAGGTAAAAAGACCCTAGAAGGTTATAATTTCTTGATTTTTCCAGGTGGATTCCTTGATGGAGATGACCTTGGATCAGCTCAGGCTGCGGCGCTTCGCTGGAAACATGCCCAGACTGCCGACGGTCATCCGCTGGTAGATCAGATAAAAAAATTCTTTGACGATGGCGGAATTATTCTCGGCATCTGTAATGGATTTCAGCTGCTGGTTAAACTAGGACTGCTTCCCGCTGTCGGTGGCGAATATTTTACACGTCAGGTTTCCCTGAGTCATAATGACTCCGCAAAATACGAAGATCGCTGGGTTCACCTCAAAGCCAACCCCGCGTCTCCTTGTGTTTTCACTAAAGAAATTGACACCCTTAATGTTCCTGTTCGCCACGGTGAAGGTAAAATTGTTCCTGCTGATGATGCCATGATGGATAAAATCGTGGAGAACAATCTCATCGCTCTGCAGTACATTGATGCTGAATCTGGTGACGTTACTCAGGAATACCCCGCTAACCCCAACGGTTCTCCCCTTGGTATTGCAGGTCTTACCGACCCGAGCGGACGCATTCTTGGACTCATGCCGCATCCTGAAGCATACAACCACCCCACCAATCACCCCAAGTGGACCAGAGGTGATATTCCCGTGCTGGGTCTGACTTTGCTTGAAGGTGGCGTAAACTACATTAAATCATTATAG
- a CDS encoding nucleoside deaminase, translating to MDIAIRAGFKARQNDEVPIGAALFTAEGELLATGNNSPVTDNDPTAHAEVRCIRNACNTLSNYRLPRGTILVVTLEPCIMCLGAIIHSRVAGVVFGAPDPRAGAVVSNLEGTELPFANHKFWTIGGVSEEECKTMLQSFFLQRRK from the coding sequence ATGGATATTGCCATACGGGCTGGATTCAAAGCCCGTCAAAACGATGAAGTTCCAATAGGAGCAGCATTATTTACTGCCGAAGGAGAGCTGCTTGCCACTGGAAATAATTCTCCCGTCACCGATAACGACCCCACCGCACATGCAGAAGTAAGATGTATCCGCAATGCCTGTAACACGCTTAGTAATTACCGATTACCCAGAGGAACGATTCTGGTTGTTACTCTGGAACCATGCATTATGTGCCTAGGAGCAATAATTCACTCCAGAGTTGCAGGAGTAGTCTTCGGAGCACCGGACCCCAGAGCAGGGGCTGTTGTCTCAAATCTGGAAGGAACAGAACTCCCCTTTGCCAATCACAAATTCTGGACAATAGGCGGGGTCAGCGAAGAAGAGTGCAAAACCATGCTGCAAAGTTTTTTTCTACAACGCAGAAAATAA
- a CDS encoding sulfotransferase: protein MKNMLNDVKGICCIGEGLFFASGLKNTPSLYDSIYKSVYQWGDYVCERKQNWLDDLVEIKTVEKRNFVSEDSKINITQKMADQATREIVLNCFLRRLAENTAIGDKTTALSAEVFSRIQRVFPEAKIIFLHRNLYDFLASYIMHFYRSTKTNRADAEMCRFTINDFLMIDSYQKNEQGDIITAKTLKKFINDWKCMNIKFEKYKSNNQSVLALKYENIKSDPIKYFSKIVQFIHPHSDVDKYQNIIENWSFDSKNMSTGPSKAHVNSRITGYGKAMFSENLQNIVENELSRFDPGLQQSAQHKL from the coding sequence ATTAAGAATATGCTTAATGACGTTAAAGGCATTTGCTGTATCGGAGAGGGACTTTTCTTTGCGTCTGGTTTAAAAAATACACCATCACTTTATGATTCAATCTATAAATCAGTTTACCAATGGGGTGATTATGTATGCGAGCGAAAACAAAATTGGCTTGATGATCTGGTTGAAATAAAAACAGTTGAAAAGCGTAATTTTGTTTCTGAGGACAGTAAAATCAACATCACCCAGAAAATGGCTGACCAAGCTACCCGTGAAATTGTGCTTAACTGTTTTTTACGGCGGCTAGCAGAAAATACGGCTATTGGAGATAAGACGACAGCTCTCTCTGCTGAAGTTTTTTCGCGTATTCAGAGAGTTTTTCCTGAAGCAAAAATTATTTTTTTGCATCGTAATTTATACGATTTTCTAGCTTCCTACATAATGCATTTCTATAGATCTACTAAGACAAACAGAGCTGATGCAGAAATGTGCAGATTTACAATAAACGATTTTTTAATGATCGATTCTTACCAGAAAAATGAGCAAGGTGATATTATCACAGCTAAAACTCTTAAAAAATTCATTAACGATTGGAAGTGCATGAATATAAAATTTGAAAAATACAAATCAAATAATCAGAGTGTCTTAGCACTTAAATATGAAAATATTAAATCTGATCCTATAAAATATTTTTCAAAAATTGTTCAATTCATACATCCTCATTCTGACGTTGATAAATATCAAAATATTATTGAAAACTGGTCCTTTGATTCAAAGAATATGTCAACCGGACCTTCAAAAGCACATGTAAATTCTCGTATTACAGGATATGGCAAGGCTATGTTCAGTGAAAATCTACAAAATATTGTAGAAAACGAATTGAGCAGATTCGATCCTGGGCTACAACAATCCGCACAGCATAAGTTATAA
- a CDS encoding ferredoxin-thioredoxin reductase catalytic domain-containing protein, which produces MKELSQPTEKSLALINNYVKKYCARTGLNIHPMADVSDAVITGLAMHMDDLKRPLCPCRFYPDKKEAVKERDWLCPCNDMKNYKYCHCMLFVNPEGMPVTENLPNDHDGRTTYGFVADPAPEKGNKK; this is translated from the coding sequence GTGAAAGAGTTGTCTCAGCCTACTGAAAAGAGCCTTGCTCTAATTAATAACTACGTTAAAAAATATTGTGCACGTACCGGACTCAATATTCATCCTATGGCAGATGTTTCAGATGCCGTTATAACCGGGCTGGCCATGCATATGGATGACCTCAAACGTCCTCTTTGCCCTTGTCGTTTTTATCCTGATAAAAAGGAAGCTGTGAAGGAAAGAGACTGGCTTTGTCCATGCAATGATATGAAAAATTATAAATACTGTCACTGCATGCTGTTCGTAAACCCAGAAGGTATGCCTGTTACCGAGAATCTACCAAATGACCATGATGGCAGGACCACCTACGGATTCGTTGCTGATCCGGCACCGGAAAAAGGCAACAAGAAATAG
- a CDS encoding YqaA family protein, which produces MELLINFGFLGLFTAAFLAATILPFSSEIVLSALILSGMNPFILVTVATLGNVLGSIVNYGLGYGGGEIFKRKFSTASEREVNASLARFEKYGMYSLLLAWVPVIGDPLTVAAGLLRINFLIFLVLVTIGKLGRYIVISVILCAGG; this is translated from the coding sequence ATGGAATTATTAATCAACTTTGGATTTTTAGGACTATTTACTGCAGCTTTTCTTGCCGCAACTATTCTTCCTTTCAGTTCAGAAATTGTGCTTAGCGCTCTTATTTTAAGCGGGATGAACCCTTTTATACTTGTTACTGTTGCTACCCTTGGTAACGTACTTGGCTCTATCGTTAATTATGGGCTTGGCTACGGTGGGGGAGAAATTTTTAAACGAAAATTTTCAACGGCATCGGAAAGAGAAGTTAATGCATCGCTGGCCAGGTTTGAAAAATATGGTATGTATTCGCTGCTGCTTGCATGGGTTCCTGTTATTGGTGATCCACTAACCGTTGCAGCCGGGCTTTTGCGGATTAATTTCTTAATATTTTTAGTTCTGGTTACAATTGGAAAATTAGGCCGTTATATAGTTATCTCAGTAATACTCTGCGCTGGGGGATAG
- a CDS encoding TIGR02285 family protein, with protein sequence MRHLNIFILIITCFFIQSAYAEDDNIYWYHADFPPGSILTGVYAGQGHSNYLERYLKKRMPEYNHSDRSGNYGRILKQLAETNGCCVTLIKTPEREKFIEYSNPVMLFLSAGLLILKSRLPEFERFMTDGGFISIEKILKNSNMKIGISKGRRYGGSADKLIDQYTGSNKIIIHYKRDLLEHLMKSVQSQKAVDCTLGFASEMLWLVSKGKIEDKFTFIPVLEIPKYTPIYAGCSKNEWGKKVIKKINAIIDGKCNEEYKRRYQKFIPKEEIARHDEYVTQFFENISQNGQIPNNKRTDLDLR encoded by the coding sequence ATGAGACACTTAAACATCTTCATCTTAATTATCACATGTTTTTTTATACAGTCAGCTTACGCTGAAGACGATAATATTTATTGGTATCATGCTGATTTCCCTCCAGGCTCAATACTAACAGGAGTATATGCAGGCCAAGGTCATTCAAATTATCTTGAGAGATACTTAAAGAAAAGAATGCCTGAATACAATCACAGTGATCGCTCCGGAAACTATGGGCGTATTTTAAAACAGCTGGCTGAAACAAATGGCTGCTGTGTAACTTTGATAAAAACCCCTGAGCGTGAAAAATTTATAGAATATAGTAATCCTGTGATGCTGTTCCTTTCGGCAGGACTTTTAATTCTCAAATCTAGGCTACCAGAATTTGAAAGGTTTATGACTGATGGCGGATTCATTTCAATTGAAAAAATACTCAAAAATTCTAATATGAAGATTGGTATTTCCAAAGGACGACGCTACGGAGGCTCAGCAGACAAGCTGATTGACCAATACACAGGTTCTAACAAAATTATTATTCACTATAAAAGAGATTTATTAGAACATCTTATGAAGAGCGTGCAGTCACAAAAAGCCGTAGACTGCACATTAGGATTTGCCAGCGAAATGTTATGGCTGGTTTCCAAAGGAAAAATTGAAGATAAATTCACATTCATCCCGGTACTGGAAATCCCTAAATATACTCCTATTTATGCAGGTTGCAGTAAAAATGAATGGGGGAAAAAGGTTATCAAAAAGATAAACGCTATCATAGACGGCAAATGTAACGAGGAATACAAGCGCCGCTATCAAAAATTCATTCCAAAAGAAGAAATTGCCCGGCACGACGAATATGTTACACAATTTTTCGAAAATATCAGTCAAAATGGTCAAATACCGAATAACAAAAGAACTGATTTGGATTTAAGATAA
- a CDS encoding PH domain-containing protein: MGFLDGLMGNASEISVEDVQEELAPILGDNEQVERAFKVIRDMYVFTTGRLIMIDKQGLTGKKVEYLSIPYKSITSFSVETAGHFDLDSELTMWISGRHEPVFKELKKGSDVVGIQKLLANKILR; encoded by the coding sequence ATGGGATTCCTTGACGGACTTATGGGTAATGCAAGTGAAATAAGTGTTGAAGATGTGCAGGAAGAGCTTGCTCCTATTCTTGGCGACAATGAACAGGTAGAACGGGCTTTTAAAGTCATTCGCGATATGTATGTTTTTACGACTGGCCGTCTAATCATGATTGATAAACAAGGCTTGACCGGTAAAAAAGTTGAGTATCTATCAATCCCCTATAAGTCTATTACCAGTTTCTCGGTTGAAACGGCAGGTCATTTTGATCTGGACTCAGAACTTACTATGTGGATTTCAGGAAGACATGAACCTGTTTTCAAAGAGCTAAAAAAAGGAAGCGATGTCGTTGGCATCCAAAAACTGTTGGCAAATAAAATTCTACGTTAA
- a CDS encoding UbiD family decarboxylase, with translation MGYKNTRECLTALEERGEMIRIEQEIDPNLEMGAIQRRVFQAGGPALLFTNVKGCRFPMAANIYGTKERMHYIFRDTIETVERLMKLKLSPMELLKRPWKYLGAPRTAFHTMPKKLSSGPVMENETTLSQLPQLISWPMDGGAFITLPQVYSESPDSPGISSSNMGMYRVQISGNDYTNTEAGLHYQIHRGIGHHHAQALKKGQPLKVNIFVGGAPSMTLAAVMPLPEGLAEIFFAGALGGHRIPIIHKNNGLPIPSEADFCICGTISNYKKAEGPFGDHIGYYSLAHDFPVLKVDKVYHRNDAIWPFTTVGRPPQEDTMFGDFIHEMTSELVPSVFSGVHEVHAVDVAGVHPLLLAVGSERYVPYADERQPQELLTNAMGLLGNTQTSLAKYLFIAAKEDMRKGESCHNIPQFFNHMLQCVDLKRDLHFITRTTIDTLDYSGTGLNEGSKLIFAAAGAKKRELNTDLPTQINLPDGFSNVKVFAPGILIIKGCKSETERGMQAPEIDKLAIYLQQTRGIEGFPMIVVADDENFTGRNWDNFLWVTFTRSDPATDIYGVGAFTHAKHWGTEKSFIIDARLKSFQAPPLEDDPEIEKRVDALGVSGMPLYGII, from the coding sequence ATGGGTTACAAAAATACACGTGAATGCCTCACCGCCCTTGAAGAACGCGGCGAGATGATCCGAATAGAGCAGGAAATTGATCCTAATCTTGAAATGGGCGCAATTCAGCGCAGAGTGTTCCAGGCTGGCGGACCGGCCCTGCTGTTCACTAATGTGAAAGGCTGCAGATTTCCCATGGCCGCCAATATTTATGGCACCAAAGAACGTATGCATTATATCTTCCGCGATACAATTGAGACCGTTGAACGCCTTATGAAGCTCAAGCTCTCGCCCATGGAGCTGCTTAAACGTCCTTGGAAATACCTTGGCGCTCCACGTACTGCTTTTCACACCATGCCCAAAAAACTTTCAAGCGGCCCTGTTATGGAGAATGAAACCACCCTTTCACAGTTGCCTCAGCTTATTTCATGGCCTATGGACGGCGGGGCATTCATAACCCTGCCGCAGGTATACTCAGAGAGCCCGGATTCTCCCGGCATTTCAAGTTCTAATATGGGCATGTATCGGGTACAGATATCCGGCAATGACTACACGAATACAGAGGCGGGCCTGCACTACCAGATCCACAGAGGTATCGGACATCACCACGCACAGGCTCTTAAAAAAGGACAACCACTGAAGGTAAATATTTTTGTGGGCGGAGCCCCGTCTATGACCCTCGCCGCAGTCATGCCGCTACCTGAAGGACTGGCTGAGATTTTCTTTGCAGGAGCACTGGGCGGTCATAGAATTCCGATAATTCATAAAAATAACGGCCTGCCCATTCCATCCGAAGCAGATTTCTGTATTTGCGGAACCATCAGTAACTATAAAAAAGCCGAAGGTCCCTTCGGAGATCATATAGGTTACTACAGTCTTGCTCATGATTTTCCAGTGCTGAAAGTAGATAAAGTATACCATCGCAATGACGCAATCTGGCCTTTCACAACAGTTGGACGCCCACCGCAGGAAGATACAATGTTCGGAGATTTTATCCACGAAATGACATCCGAACTGGTTCCATCCGTATTTTCAGGAGTACATGAAGTACATGCAGTTGATGTCGCCGGAGTTCATCCACTTTTGCTCGCCGTTGGCAGTGAACGATATGTTCCATATGCTGATGAACGCCAGCCTCAGGAGCTGCTGACTAATGCCATGGGTCTGCTTGGTAACACTCAGACCTCCCTTGCTAAATACCTCTTCATCGCTGCCAAGGAAGATATGCGAAAAGGAGAGAGCTGCCATAACATCCCGCAATTTTTTAATCATATGCTTCAGTGCGTAGACTTAAAACGAGATCTTCATTTCATAACCAGAACCACAATTGATACACTTGACTACTCTGGCACAGGTTTAAATGAAGGATCAAAATTGATATTTGCCGCAGCAGGAGCCAAAAAACGCGAACTTAATACAGATCTGCCCACACAGATAAATCTTCCGGACGGATTCAGTAATGTAAAAGTATTTGCGCCGGGAATATTGATCATCAAAGGATGTAAAAGCGAAACTGAACGTGGTATGCAAGCCCCTGAAATTGATAAATTAGCTATATATTTACAGCAGACCAGAGGCATTGAAGGCTTCCCCATGATTGTAGTAGCTGACGATGAAAATTTTACCGGCCGGAACTGGGATAACTTCCTATGGGTAACATTTACCCGCTCTGATCCGGCAACTGATATTTATGGTGTAGGTGCGTTCACACATGCCAAGCACTGGGGAACTGAGAAATCGTTCATTATTGATGCACGACTTAAAAGTTTTCAAGCTCCCCCGCTGGAAGATGATCCTGAAATTGAAAAAAGAGTTGATGCATTAGGTGTATCGGGAATGCCACTTTACGGAATCATATAA
- a CDS encoding substrate-binding periplasmic protein, with the protein MSASLLKFSFAAVKVFSITLFTFFILSYSTSYAKNIVVGGTAYWSPFCYTLPDAPHKLRGFTVDVVKHIFKDEVQNIQFLELPWKRCLLALENNKINLLLDGTNSSKRLQKFIFSDTIYYLDNVFFYSKKKYHTPPVVKYVIDVADYTLGGLSGSNYDLYPFDVSQAQVTSPDYKSLLAMVDRERFDFAMGFKQVIVSYAKMNNISMNTIGWIPMPEVEPLKFYILATKSPEGEKLIKLINSGLKKMKEDGTFKKIAKQYGLEDLLF; encoded by the coding sequence GTGTCAGCTTCTCTTTTAAAATTTTCTTTTGCTGCTGTGAAAGTTTTCAGCATTACATTGTTTACTTTTTTTATATTATCGTATTCAACAAGTTATGCTAAAAATATAGTAGTGGGCGGGACGGCATACTGGAGCCCTTTTTGCTATACACTTCCTGATGCTCCTCATAAATTACGCGGTTTTACAGTAGATGTCGTGAAGCATATTTTTAAAGATGAAGTGCAGAATATTCAATTTTTGGAATTGCCGTGGAAAAGATGTTTACTAGCTCTTGAAAACAACAAGATTAATTTGTTGCTTGATGGCACTAATAGTTCAAAAAGACTGCAAAAATTTATTTTTTCTGACACCATTTATTATCTTGATAATGTCTTTTTTTATAGCAAGAAAAAGTACCATACTCCACCTGTAGTAAAATACGTCATAGATGTAGCTGATTATACTCTAGGTGGACTTTCTGGATCTAATTACGATTTATATCCATTTGATGTTTCTCAAGCTCAAGTTACCTCTCCAGATTATAAATCATTACTGGCAATGGTTGATAGAGAGCGTTTTGATTTTGCTATGGGGTTCAAACAAGTGATCGTATCATATGCAAAAATGAATAATATCAGTATGAATACAATAGGGTGGATTCCCATGCCTGAGGTTGAACCATTAAAGTTTTATATTCTTGCAACTAAAAGTCCTGAAGGTGAAAAACTTATTAAGCTCATTAATAGCGGGCTGAAGAAAATGAAAGAAGATGGTACGTTTAAAAAAATTGCAAAGCAGTACGGACTAGAGGATCTTCTGTTTTAA